From the genome of Verrucomicrobiia bacterium:
TGCGGTGGGCGTGGGGCACCTGGCCGGCAAGCTCGACAAACTGGGACGGCTGCTCGATCTGGAAGTGGCCCGCGTGTGCTAGCGGCAATAATCCGCCAGGGCGGCCGCCACCTCGGTGGATGCCAGCGACGCCGGCCCCTCACGCCATGGATGCGGCGCCAGCAACACCGGATAATCTGCTTCCATCGCCGGAATGGCGCCATGCGAGCCTCGGACCAGCGAGGCTTCCAGTGGTATCACATCCATGAGCATCCGGAAGCCCAGCTTTTTTTGCAACAGCCGCCAGCCGATTTTAAGCCGGGGAAAACGCAGGGCGGGATTCAGGAATAATTCCACCGGGTCATAACCGGGCTTGCGGTGAATATCCACCGTCCGCGCAAAGTCCGGCGCGCGGGCGTCGTCGAGCCAGTAATAATATGTGAACCACGCGCGCGCCGCCGCCACCGCCACCAGATCGCCGGCGCGGGGATGCCGCAGGCCGCAGGCAGCCAGCTCCTCCGGCCCCAGCACCTGCGCCACCCCGGGCGTCTTTTCCAGGAGCCGCCGCACGACGGAAATGTCGCCGGCATTTTTCACATAAATATGCGCCACCTGATGATCGGCCACGGCAAACGCCCGGCAGGCCCCGGCGTCGAGCAGCTCCCGCCCCAGCTCCTCTTTCACCACCAGCCAGCCCTCCTGCCGCAGCACGCGATTCACATGCACCGGTTGCTCCACCGGCACCAGGCCGTACTCCGAGAGCACCACACAGGCAACCCCCCGTCCGGCAAAGAAATCCAGCAGCTCGCCCGCAATTTCATCCACCCGCCGCAAGTCCTCCTGTACCACGGCCGCCTCCGGGCCGTGGCGCTGCAAATTGTAATCCAGGTGGGGCAGGTAAATCAGATGCAGATGCGGTTGAAACTGGCGCTCGATCCATTGCGCTGCGGCGGCAATCCACCGGCTGGCCGCGTCAGGCGGCCCCTGCGGGGATGGCACCCCGGCGGCCGGCCCCCAGAAGGTGGGAAACGGGAACTCGCCCAAATCCCGCTTGAGCTGGGGCTTCAACTCATACGGCCAGGTGTAGATGTCGAAAATCTTGCGGCCGTCGGCGGGATACATGGGGCGGGGCGTGATGCTCCAGTCGGCGCTGGAATACATGTTGAACCACCAAAACAGCTTGGCGCAGGTGAAGCCCGGGTGCTGCTGGCGCAGGCGCTCCCACATTTTGGGGGCGGTGACCAGATGATTGGATTGCTTCCAGAAATGCACCTCGGCCAGCTCGCGCTGATACCACCCATTGCCCACAATGCCATGTTGGGCGGGCAGGCAGCCGGTGAGATAATTGGCCTGCGCGGTGCACGTCACCGCCGGGAAGGCCGGTTGGATGAGCGCCTGC
Proteins encoded in this window:
- a CDS encoding alkaline phosphatase family protein, whose protein sequence is MQRLAVINLVGLTSRLLQSGHLPRLFRWGQRGWQALIQPAFPAVTCTAQANYLTGCLPAQHGIVGNGWYQRELAEVHFWKQSNHLVTAPKMWERLRQQHPGFTCAKLFWWFNMYSSADWSITPRPMYPADGRKIFDIYTWPYELKPQLKRDLGEFPFPTFWGPAAGVPSPQGPPDAASRWIAAAAQWIERQFQPHLHLIYLPHLDYNLQRHGPEAAVVQEDLRRVDEIAGELLDFFAGRGVACVVLSEYGLVPVEQPVHVNRVLRQEGWLVVKEELGRELLDAGACRAFAVADHQVAHIYVKNAGDISVVRRLLEKTPGVAQVLGPEELAACGLRHPRAGDLVAVAAARAWFTYYYWLDDARAPDFARTVDIHRKPGYDPVELFLNPALRFPRLKIGWRLLQKKLGFRMLMDVIPLEASLVRGSHGAIPAMEADYPVLLAPHPWREGPASLASTEVAAALADYCR